From the genome of Deinococcus betulae:
CATGACCCAGGCTGAACTGGACGCGGTGCCCCCAGGCCTCACCAATTCGGTGGGCATGCTGCTGGCGCACCTGGCGGCGGTTCACCGGATCTACCAGACCATGACCTTTGAGGGCCACGACCCTTACGACGACGAGGCCTTTGCCGCCCACCGCCCTGCCCTGGACCTGGGCGAAGCCGCGCAGCTCAGCGTGCGCGGCCACGACCTCGCGTGGTACGAGGCCGACCTGGAGGCGACCCTGACCGACACCCTGCGCCAGCTAGCCGCCAGGGACGATGCCTGGCTCTCTGAGCCTGTGCCCGCCGACCCCCGCATGAACCACCACTGGGCCTGGTTTCACGTCATGGAAGATGAGGTCAGCCACCGGGGCCAGATTCGGCTGATTCGCCGCTTGCTGCGCGGCCAGGACGCTCAGCCATGACCGATCCCCACGCCACGCCCACCGCTGCGGGGAAGCCCTACCAGATAGAGCGGCGCGTCCTCGCCGGGGTGCCCTGTCTGGTCGAGCGGCCCCCCGAAGGCCAGCCCACCCGCGCCCTGTGCGTGGTCTATCACGGCGCCTGGGCCACCAAGGAAGGCAAGCTGGGCGTTTACAGCGCCCTCACGGCGGCGGGGGTGGCGGCTATGCTGCCCGACAGCGCCCTGCACGGCGAGCGTCTGGGCGAGACCCCACCCGGCCTGAACCCCCGCGAGTACGTCTGGGACAGCGTGCGCCGCACAGTGGCCGAAGCTC
Proteins encoded in this window:
- a CDS encoding DinB family protein encodes the protein MTLPGLATTLKDDRACEIVTLGRSPLTPLIAALVDRLTYARLTTLQAAAGMTQAELDAVPPGLTNSVGMLLAHLAAVHRIYQTMTFEGHDPYDDEAFAAHRPALDLGEAAQLSVRGHDLAWYEADLEATLTDTLRQLAARDDAWLSEPVPADPRMNHHWAWFHVMEDEVSHRGQIRLIRRLLRGQDAQP